A DNA window from Hoplias malabaricus isolate fHopMal1 chromosome 5, fHopMal1.hap1, whole genome shotgun sequence contains the following coding sequences:
- the LOC136697292 gene encoding uncharacterized protein has translation MHSGELSFLQLICWLYALLKRHGSDLAEKRQLQGSHSQLKNRCRHMAFVYQGYNLCSYVEAYKKGPRKTTLALSTTHGGLSSVAQKKLQAKVELFLLDGESRVNIYMQTTGSPLVGMELLKLLLLLCVSGCMCQRDCTGVVCPVLQNCIEEVLEDGACCASCIQIGCTCEGYQFYDCLNKGFRNGRVPEGKSYFVDFGSTECSCPKGGGRISCHFIPCPELPANCIEESEPVDGCIQCERIGCVYKELKYEAGHTFQMDPCQVCHCPTDGGKLMCYPIPDCDPRKVHKPMLVTSTEGNPSWRRQNDPVRHILTQDSRSSFSKPLLVSHGESLPPFKLNPHGSHMVEEEEEEVEEEDYDYTTTDSSKPSEHDFVPPTESSIISVSYPENVMPHQVVHGGGKQELKGRFGFHEAITHRPWFPKERTEVHFALHKDSSKKDTLSISKDETERVGFDSPKNSADKDRLPVFRDPTFEEQFSIDRDISERQSLGLYKENGNESAHDESITDSEGLAALAESKYPVVFDLYEDPTYSETVTDSPATVDQTTHQVQATETTTTWQTTRNTVSDYYSQAPTTESREHYSTQMEEDVTDEDRIEEAVNIHNVTDSDRRYGTHGIQGKQEENTVSNLENKESMLTSTYPTSKMPVNEYRTKLESSTIPPVRFSPTTQHPIREQVDEGQSATKESLFDFREEAGEEEEREERENIVSFFPKAHEETVEVWAAILDSEFRAGKAPPTFQVGNPPCAGSPAEISYLELGKSRHPISNGTQCKGTC, from the exons ATGCATTCAGGAGAGCTCTCATTTCTCCAGCTCATCTGCTGGCTGTATGCTCTGCTGAAGAGGCATGGCTCAGACCTGGCAGAGAAGCGTCAATTACAAGGATCACA CTCACAGCTCAAAAACCGCTGCAGGCACATGGCTTTTGTTTACCAAGGTTACAACCTTTGCTCCTATGTGGAGGCCTACAAGAAAGGTCCTAGAAAAACAACACTGGCC CTCAGCACTACTCACGGGGGTCTTAGCTCTGTGGCTCAGAAGAAGCTGCAGGCTAAAGTGGAACTTTTCCTGCTGGATGGAGAATCTCGAG TAAACATTTACATGCAAACAACTGGCAGCCCACTTGTTGGAATGGAGCTGTTGAAGTTGCTGCTTTTGCTTTGTGTGAGTGGCTGTATGTGTCAGAGAGACTGCACTGGAGTGGTTTGCCCTGTTCTTCAGAACTGCATTGAAGAAGTTTTAGAAGACGGTGCCTGTTGTGCCTCTTGCATCCAAATTGGCTGCACGTGTGAAGGCTACCAGTTCTATGACTGTCTTAACAAAGGCTTCAGAAATGGTCGGGTGCCTGAAGGAAAATCTTATTTTGTGGATTTTGGAAGTACAGAATGCTCTTGCCCAAAGGGAGGTGGAAGGATCAGTTGCCATTTTATTCCATGTCCTGAGCTTCCAGCAAATTGCATAGAGGAGTCAGAGCCTGTGGATGGATGTATTCAGTGTGAACGTATCGGGTGTGTGTATAAGGAGCTAAAGTATGAAGCTGGGCATACTTTCCAAATGGATCCCTGCCAAGTCTGCCACTGCCCCACTGATGGCGGGAAATTAATGTGTTACCCGATCCCAGACTGTGATCCAAGGAAAGTCCACAAACCCATGCTTGTAACTTCCACTGAGGGGAATCCATCATGGAGACGTCAAAATGACCCAGTTCGACACATCTTAACCCAAGACTCGAGGAGTTCCTTCTCCAAACCCCTTCTGGTATCTCACGGTGAAAGTCTTCCACCTTTTAAGTTGAACCCACATGGAAGCCACATggtggaagaagaagaagaagaggtggaggaggaagacTATGACTACACTACCACAGATTCCTCAAAGCCTTCTGAGCATGACTTTGTGCCTCCTACAGAGTCATCCATTATCTCAGTTTCGTATCCAGAAAATGTTATGCCCCATCAGGTTGTCCACGGGGGAGGCAAACAGGAGCTTAAGGGGAGGTTTGGCTTTCATGAAGCAATCACTCATAGACCATGGTTTCCTAAAGAGAGGACAGAGGTACACTTCGCTCTTCATAAAGACAGCTCCAAAAAAGACACATTGAGCATATCTAAAGATGAGACTGAAAGGGTTGGATTTGACAGTCCTAAAAATAGTGCAGACAAAGACAGATTACCTGTCTTCAGAGACCCCACATTTGAGGAACAGTTCTCTATTGACAGAGACATCTCGGAAAGACAAAGTCTGGGCCTTTATAAAGAAAATGGTAATGAAAGTGCACATGATGAAAGCATTACAGACAGTGAAGGGCTTGCTGCTCTGGCAGAAAGCAAATATCCTGTGGTGTTTGACTTGTATGAGGACCCCACATACAGTGAAACTGTAACTGACTCTCCAGCGACTGTAGATCAAACTACACATCAAGTACAGGCAACTGAGACCACAACAACATGGCAAACTACCAGAAACACTGTTTCCGATTATTATAGTCAGGCACCTACAACAGAATCTAGAGAGCATTACAGCACACAAATGGAAGAAGATGTCACAGACGAGGACAGAATTGAGGAAGCAGTAAATATACATAATGTCACAGATAGTGACAGAAGATATGGGACTCATGGAATACAGGGCAAACAGGAAGAAAACACAGTTAGCAACTTGGAAAATAAGGAAAGCATGCTTACATCCACATATCCAACATCTAAAATGCCCGTGAATGAGTATAGAACTAAACTGGAGAGCTCTACAATCCCCCCTGTGAGATTTAGCCCAACTACCCAGCATCCCATTAGAGAGCAAGTAGATGAGGGACAGTCAGCTACCAAAGAAAGTCTTTTCGACTTTAGGGAAGAAgcaggagaagaggaggagagggaagaaagagaaaacatcGTAAGCTTCTTCCCTAAGGCTCATGAGG